A region of Lichenibacterium dinghuense DNA encodes the following proteins:
- a CDS encoding aminotransferase class I/II-fold pyridoxal phosphate-dependent enzyme, whose translation MTDLSADLARTRADYESFKARGLKLDMTRGKPSPEQLSLSDAMLLPQGNRDTTTAAGEDARNYGGDLRGLPEVRALFGEALGLTADAIVLGNNSSLALMHDCIVWALLKGVPGGERPWSREASPAFICPVPGYDRHFGLTEEFGFRLLPVPLTGQGPDMDAVEALAADPSVKGMWCVPRYSNPTGETYADETVRRLAAMKTGAPDFRLFWDDAYAVHHLTERRTPLASILDLAREAGHPDRAFCFASTSKVTLAGAGVALFASSPANVSWFLARAGRRTIGSDKLNQLRHLRFLRDAEGLHAHMVRHRDLIGPKFDAVLRALERRLGGTGLARWSRPEGGYFISVDAVPGTASRVVALAKAAGLALTPAGATWPGGRDPEDANLRLAPTFPKLGDVEAAAEGIAICIALAGLEKRAEDTAAA comes from the coding sequence ATGACCGACCTTTCCGCCGACCTCGCCCGCACCCGCGCCGACTACGAGAGCTTCAAGGCCCGCGGCCTCAAGCTCGACATGACGCGGGGCAAACCCTCGCCCGAACAGCTGTCGCTGTCGGACGCCATGCTGCTGCCGCAGGGCAACCGCGACACCACCACGGCGGCCGGCGAGGACGCGCGCAACTACGGCGGGGACCTGCGCGGCCTGCCAGAGGTCCGCGCCCTGTTCGGCGAGGCGCTCGGCCTGACGGCGGACGCCATCGTGCTCGGCAACAACTCGTCCCTCGCCCTGATGCACGACTGCATCGTGTGGGCGCTGCTCAAGGGCGTGCCGGGCGGTGAGCGGCCCTGGTCCAGGGAGGCCTCGCCGGCCTTCATCTGCCCCGTGCCGGGCTACGACCGCCACTTCGGCCTGACCGAGGAGTTCGGCTTCCGCCTGCTGCCGGTGCCGCTCACGGGGCAGGGCCCCGACATGGACGCGGTCGAGGCGCTCGCCGCCGACCCGTCCGTGAAGGGCATGTGGTGCGTGCCGCGCTACTCGAACCCGACCGGCGAAACCTACGCCGACGAGACCGTGCGCCGCCTCGCCGCGATGAAGACGGGCGCGCCGGACTTCCGCCTGTTCTGGGACGACGCCTACGCGGTCCACCACCTGACCGAGCGCCGCACGCCGCTGGCCTCGATCCTCGACCTCGCCCGCGAGGCCGGCCACCCGGACCGCGCCTTCTGCTTCGCCTCGACCTCCAAGGTCACGCTGGCCGGCGCCGGCGTCGCGCTCTTCGCCTCATCGCCCGCCAACGTGTCCTGGTTCCTGGCGCGGGCCGGGCGCCGCACCATCGGCTCCGACAAGCTGAACCAGCTCCGCCACCTGCGCTTCCTGCGCGACGCCGAAGGGCTGCACGCCCACATGGTCCGGCACCGCGATCTGATCGGCCCGAAGTTCGACGCCGTGCTCCGCGCGCTGGAGCGGCGGCTCGGCGGCACCGGTCTCGCGCGCTGGTCGCGGCCCGAGGGCGGCTACTTCATCAGCGTCGACGCCGTGCCGGGCACAGCCTCCCGCGTCGTGGCGCTCGCCAAGGCGGCCGGCCTGGCGCTGACCCCCGCGGGCGCGACCTGGCCCGGCGGGCGCGACCCGGAGGACGCCAACCTGCGCCTCGCCCCCACCTTCCCCAAGCTCGGCGACGTCGAGGCCGCGGCCGAGGGCATCGCCATCTGCATCGCGCTCGCGGGGCTCGAGAAGCGCGCCGAGGACACCGCCGCGGCCTGA
- a CDS encoding family 43 glycosylhydrolase: MTTVGADGSGYFSDPYPVRFAAGDGRQVFTGTTKAVLACTYPLSPGCFTSTPLTVGVGSLGAQITAAMATVTNFQNVDAFQDDAGTWHAVLAIGVKNAAHPDHWTVLVHAHAASAPAPGATPIAWAADAVLSGSFSDPAEGNYDGKYFLDGGQLYLLYVRNFAPKPALRNGIVIQPMLTPTRSAAVEPTTLLTTGDRFGPLLSEDYGTTAAKLVEAPYLVRIADKYALLYSTGACQQVGYKAGVAWSDALLPPSGGRYRKVLEADVQGVWGQAGAREVRYLVQSQFPTWPGYTGERVVSPGVASMTRGPHGAWRLFFAGFDPADRPMVAPGVAEADHRRPFYLGLRVSVPAGRPVSKASDAELATWISPAIP, translated from the coding sequence ATGACGACGGTCGGCGCCGACGGCTCCGGATATTTCTCCGACCCCTATCCCGTCCGCTTCGCGGCCGGCGACGGGCGGCAGGTGTTCACGGGGACCACCAAAGCGGTGCTGGCCTGCACCTATCCGCTGTCTCCAGGGTGCTTCACCTCGACGCCGCTCACGGTCGGCGTCGGGAGCCTCGGCGCCCAGATCACGGCCGCCATGGCGACGGTGACCAACTTCCAGAACGTCGACGCCTTCCAGGACGACGCCGGCACTTGGCACGCCGTGCTGGCGATCGGCGTCAAGAATGCCGCCCATCCCGACCATTGGACCGTGCTGGTGCACGCGCATGCGGCGAGCGCTCCGGCGCCGGGCGCGACGCCCATCGCCTGGGCGGCTGACGCGGTGCTGTCGGGGTCGTTCTCCGATCCGGCCGAGGGCAATTACGACGGCAAATACTTTCTCGACGGCGGGCAGCTCTACCTGCTCTATGTCAGGAACTTCGCTCCCAAGCCTGCCCTGCGCAACGGCATCGTGATCCAGCCGATGCTGACACCGACGCGATCGGCGGCGGTCGAACCCACGACGCTGCTGACCACGGGGGACCGCTTCGGCCCCCTGCTGTCCGAGGATTACGGGACCACAGCGGCGAAGCTGGTCGAGGCTCCTTACCTCGTCAGGATCGCCGACAAATACGCATTGCTTTATTCGACCGGTGCCTGTCAGCAGGTCGGCTACAAGGCCGGGGTAGCCTGGTCCGACGCGCTCCTCCCGCCCTCGGGCGGGCGCTATCGCAAGGTGCTCGAGGCGGACGTCCAAGGTGTGTGGGGGCAGGCGGGCGCGCGGGAGGTCCGCTACCTGGTGCAGTCGCAATTCCCGACCTGGCCCGGATACACGGGCGAGCGCGTGGTGAGCCCCGGCGTCGCTTCCATGACGCGTGGCCCGCATGGGGCTTGGCGGCTGTTCTTCGCCGGTTTCGACCCCGCCGACCGGCCTATGGTCGCGCCCGGCGTGGCCGAAGCGGATCATCGGCGTCCCTTCTATCTCGGGCTGAGGGTGTCCGTCCCGGCCGGTCGCCCCGTGTCGAAAGCCTCCGACGCCGAACTGGCCACATGGATCTCGCCCGCCATCCCGTGA
- the ssb gene encoding single-stranded DNA-binding protein translates to MSGSVNKVILVGNLGKDPEVRRMQSGDAVVNLRLATTESWRDKASGERKEKTEWHSVVIFNENLAKVAEQYLKKGSKVYVEGQLQTRKYNDKDGNERYSTEVVLQRFRGELTMLEGRNSGGGGFAGDDDRGSFDRGGDRGGDRPSFGRSSPMDRGGNSGGGGRGGSMSDAIDDDIPF, encoded by the coding sequence ATGTCGGGCAGCGTCAACAAGGTCATTCTGGTCGGAAACCTGGGCAAGGATCCCGAGGTGCGCCGCATGCAGTCGGGCGACGCGGTGGTGAACCTGCGCCTCGCCACCACGGAATCCTGGCGCGACAAGGCGTCCGGCGAGCGCAAGGAGAAGACGGAGTGGCACTCCGTCGTGATCTTCAACGAGAACCTCGCCAAGGTGGCCGAGCAGTACCTGAAGAAGGGCTCGAAGGTCTACGTCGAGGGCCAGCTCCAGACCCGCAAGTACAACGACAAGGACGGCAACGAGCGCTACAGCACCGAGGTGGTGCTGCAGCGCTTCCGCGGCGAGCTGACCATGCTGGAAGGCCGCAACAGCGGCGGCGGCGGCTTCGCGGGCGACGACGACCGCGGCTCCTTCGACCGCGGCGGCGACCGGGGCGGCGACCGCCCGTCCTTCGGCCGCTCCTCGCCGATGGACCGCGGCGGCAACTCCGGCGGCGGCGGCCGCGGCGGCTCCATGTCGGACGCGATCGACGACGACATCCCGTTCTGA
- the uvrA gene encoding excinuclease ABC subunit UvrA translates to MAQQPRSRTRKAEAAAEAPEAAETPAPRIVRKVRAIKGAAAEAAPGPAAPAEMSDAALEKLFDAEPPRLPDRDSIVVRGAREHNLKNVDLTIPRDKLVVFTGLSGSGKSSLAFDTIYAEGQRRYVESLSAYARQFLEMMGKPDVDQIDGLSPAISIEQKTTSKNPRSTVGTVTEIYDYMRLLWARIGIPYSPATGLPIESQTVSQMVDRVLALPPNTRLYLIAPVVRGRKGEYRKEIAEFQRKGFQRLKVDGEFYPLDEAPTLDKKFKHDIGVVVDRIAVRPDMATRLAESFETALELADGISVVEFADEPPEGSPKEVVFSSKFACPVSGFTIPEIEPRLFSFNNPFGACPVCAGLGSQMQVAAERVVPDPTLSLKRGAISPWSKSSSPYYAQTLDALARHYKVKLDTKWNALPQSFRDAVLFGSGEEVIRFQYDDGSRAYGVSKPFEGVVRSLDRRFKETDSEFIREEIGRYMGAVPCPTCAGARLKPEALAVRIADRTISSAAELSIRKAIAWFDALPAQLDDKRNEIAVRILKEIRDRLRFLIDVGLDYLTLGRGAGTLSGGESQRIRLASQIGSGLTGVLYVLDEPSIGLHQRDNERLLGTLQRLKSLGNSVIVVEHDEDAILSADYVVDVGPGAGVHGGHIVAAGTPREIMSNPASLTGDYLAGRKTVGVPRRRRAAKEGQSLKVVNARGNNLKNVTMEVPLGTFSCITGVSGGGKSTLVIDTLFAAAARRLGGGAEHPAPHDAVEGLEFLDKVIDIDQSPIGRTPRSNPATYTGAFTPIRDWFAGLPESKARGYGPGRFSFNVKGGRCEACQGDGVIKIEMHFLPDVYVTCDVCKGKRYGRETLDVKYRDHSIADVLDMTVEEAADLFKAVPSIRDKMKTLARVGLGYVKVGQQANTLSGGEAQRVKLSKELSRRSTGRTLYILDEPTTGLHFEDVRKLLEVLQELVDQGNTVVVIEHNLEVIKTADHIVDLGPEGGDGGGRIVATGSPEEVARNPASHTGRFLRDVLARRPLQAAAE, encoded by the coding sequence ATGGCGCAACAGCCCCGCTCCCGCACCCGCAAGGCCGAAGCGGCCGCAGAGGCGCCCGAAGCCGCCGAAACCCCTGCCCCGCGCATCGTCCGCAAGGTCAGGGCCATCAAGGGCGCGGCCGCGGAGGCGGCCCCCGGGCCGGCCGCGCCCGCGGAGATGAGCGACGCCGCGCTGGAGAAGCTGTTCGACGCCGAGCCGCCCCGCCTGCCCGACCGCGACAGCATCGTGGTGCGGGGCGCGCGCGAGCACAACCTCAAGAACGTCGACCTCACCATCCCGCGCGACAAGCTGGTGGTCTTCACCGGCCTGTCGGGCTCGGGCAAATCATCTTTGGCCTTCGACACCATCTACGCGGAAGGACAGCGCCGCTACGTGGAATCGCTGTCCGCCTACGCGCGCCAGTTCCTGGAGATGATGGGCAAGCCCGACGTCGACCAGATCGACGGCCTGTCGCCCGCCATCTCGATCGAGCAGAAGACGACCTCGAAGAACCCGCGCTCCACGGTCGGCACCGTCACCGAGATCTACGACTACATGCGCCTCCTGTGGGCGCGCATCGGCATCCCCTATTCGCCCGCGACGGGCCTGCCGATCGAGAGCCAGACTGTCAGCCAGATGGTGGACCGCGTGCTGGCCCTGCCGCCGAACACGCGCCTCTACCTGATCGCGCCCGTGGTGCGCGGCCGCAAGGGCGAGTACCGCAAGGAGATCGCCGAATTCCAGCGCAAGGGATTCCAGCGCCTGAAGGTCGACGGCGAGTTCTACCCGCTCGACGAGGCGCCGACGCTCGACAAGAAGTTCAAGCACGACATCGGCGTCGTGGTGGACCGCATCGCGGTGCGCCCCGACATGGCGACGCGCCTCGCCGAGTCCTTCGAGACCGCGCTGGAGCTGGCCGACGGCATCTCGGTCGTCGAGTTCGCCGACGAGCCGCCGGAGGGCTCGCCGAAGGAGGTGGTCTTCTCGTCGAAGTTCGCCTGCCCGGTGTCGGGCTTCACCATCCCCGAGATCGAGCCGCGGCTGTTCTCCTTCAACAACCCGTTCGGCGCCTGCCCGGTCTGCGCCGGGCTCGGCTCGCAGATGCAGGTCGCCGCCGAGCGGGTCGTGCCGGACCCGACGCTGAGCCTGAAGCGCGGCGCCATTTCGCCCTGGTCGAAGTCGTCCTCGCCCTATTACGCGCAGACGCTCGACGCGCTGGCACGCCACTACAAGGTCAAGCTCGACACCAAGTGGAACGCCCTGCCCCAGAGCTTCCGCGACGCCGTGCTGTTCGGCTCGGGCGAGGAGGTGATCCGCTTCCAGTACGACGACGGCTCGCGCGCCTACGGGGTGTCGAAGCCCTTCGAGGGCGTGGTGCGCAGCCTCGACCGGCGCTTCAAGGAGACCGACTCGGAGTTCATCCGCGAGGAGATCGGCCGCTACATGGGCGCGGTGCCCTGCCCCACCTGCGCGGGCGCGCGCCTCAAGCCCGAGGCGCTGGCGGTGCGGATCGCGGACAGGACGATCTCGTCGGCCGCTGAGCTTTCGATCCGCAAGGCGATCGCCTGGTTCGACGCCCTGCCGGCGCAGCTCGACGACAAGCGCAACGAGATCGCGGTGCGGATCCTCAAAGAGATCCGCGACCGGCTGCGCTTCCTGATCGACGTCGGGCTCGACTACCTCACGCTCGGCCGCGGCGCCGGCACGCTGTCGGGCGGCGAAAGCCAGCGCATCCGCCTAGCCAGCCAGATCGGCTCGGGCCTCACCGGCGTGCTCTACGTGCTCGACGAGCCCTCGATCGGCCTCCACCAGCGCGACAACGAGCGGCTGCTCGGCACGCTGCAGCGCCTGAAAAGCCTCGGCAACAGCGTGATCGTGGTCGAGCACGACGAGGACGCGATCCTCAGCGCCGACTACGTGGTCGACGTGGGCCCCGGTGCGGGCGTGCACGGCGGCCACATCGTGGCAGCCGGCACGCCGCGCGAGATCATGTCCAACCCCGCCTCGCTGACCGGCGACTACCTCGCCGGCCGCAAGACCGTCGGCGTGCCGCGCCGGCGCCGCGCCGCCAAGGAGGGCCAGTCCCTCAAGGTCGTCAACGCGCGGGGCAACAACCTCAAGAACGTCACCATGGAGGTGCCGCTCGGCACCTTCTCGTGCATCACGGGCGTGTCGGGCGGCGGCAAGTCGACCCTGGTGATCGACACCCTCTTCGCGGCGGCGGCGCGCAGACTCGGCGGCGGCGCCGAGCACCCCGCGCCGCACGACGCCGTGGAGGGCCTGGAATTCCTCGACAAGGTCATCGACATCGACCAGTCGCCGATCGGCCGCACGCCGCGCTCGAACCCCGCCACCTACACGGGCGCCTTCACGCCCATCCGCGACTGGTTCGCCGGCCTGCCGGAATCGAAGGCGCGCGGCTACGGGCCGGGGCGCTTCTCGTTCAACGTCAAGGGCGGGCGCTGCGAGGCCTGCCAGGGCGACGGCGTCATCAAGATCGAGATGCACTTCCTGCCCGACGTCTACGTCACCTGCGACGTGTGCAAGGGCAAGCGCTACGGTCGCGAGACGCTCGACGTGAAGTACCGCGACCACTCCATCGCCGACGTGCTCGACATGACGGTCGAGGAGGCGGCCGACCTGTTCAAGGCCGTGCCCTCGATCCGCGACAAGATGAAGACGCTGGCGCGCGTCGGCCTCGGCTACGTCAAGGTCGGGCAGCAGGCCAACACCCTGTCGGGCGGCGAGGCGCAGCGCGTGAAGCTGTCCAAGGAGCTGTCGCGCCGCTCCACGGGCCGCACGCTCTACATCCTCGACGAGCCCACCACGGGCCTGCACTTCGAGGACGTGCGCAAGCTCCTCGAGGTGCTGCAGGAGCTGGTCGACCAGGGCAACACGGTGGTAGTGATCGAGCACAACCTCGAGGTCATCAAGACGGCCGACCACATCGTCGACCTCGGCCCCGAGGGCGGCGACGGCGGCGGCCGCATCGTGGCGACAGGCTCGCCCGAGGAGGTCGCCCGCAACCCGGCCAGCCACACCGGGCGCTTCCTGCGCGACGTGCTGGCGCGCCGCCCGCTGCAGGCCGCCGCGGAATAG
- the gyrA gene encoding DNA gyrase subunit A, translating into MADTDDRIEDPNGIRPVSIADEMKRSYLDYAMSVIVSRALPDVRDGFKPVHRRILFSMQENNHLPDRAYVKSARIVGDVMGKYHPHGDTAIYDALVRMAQSFSMRLPLIDGQGNFGSVDGDPPAAMRYTESRLAPPSLALIQDIDENTVDFQDNYDGKEKEPVVLPARYPNLLVNGAGGIAVGMATNIPPHNLGEVIDATLALMDRPEIELEELMGIVPGPDFPTGGTILGRAGVRQAYTTGRGSIVMRARITTEEIRRDRTALIVQEIPYQVNKTTLQEKIAEAVRDKRIEGISEMRDESDRDGMRIVIELKRDAVPDVVLNQLYRFSQLQSSFGANMIALNGGRPEMLNLKDFLVAFVDFREEVVTRRTKFRLAKARAAAHVQVGLAIAVANIDEVIRLIRTSPDTGTAREALMGRDWPALDMAPLIALIADPHHTLKEDGTYRLSEAQARAILELRLARLTALGRDEIAEALNKLAAEIADLLDILGSRTRIFDIVRGELEAIKLAHATPRMTEILDSAADMEDEDLIAREDMAITVSHAGYVKRVPLSTYRAQRRGGKGRSAMQTRDEDFVARIFVANTHQPVLFFSSLGQAYKMKVWRLPLAAPQARGKAFVNLLPLEQGERITTIMPLPEDEGDWAKLDVVFATTRGTVRRNKLSDFAQVNRSGKIAMKLDEGESIVDVQICSEDDDILLTTAGGQCIRFAVNDVRVFKGRDSMGVRGITLAKDDGVISLAVLRHTDADSGERIAFLKMRRAVEGETGEDDIEKEVVGAEGAVPDAPATLSQERYAELSAREQVILTISERGFGKRTSSYEYRLTGRGGKGIGAMAVNARNGKLVASFPVEHSDGIMLVTDGGQLIRCPVEGIRVAGRNTQGVIVFNTAAGERVVSVDRIAEVGAENGEAGLPDADGEA; encoded by the coding sequence TTGGCCGACACCGACGACAGAATCGAAGATCCGAACGGCATCCGGCCCGTCTCCATCGCGGACGAGATGAAGCGCTCCTACCTCGATTACGCCATGAGCGTGATCGTGTCGCGCGCGCTGCCCGACGTGCGCGACGGCTTCAAGCCGGTGCACCGGCGCATCCTGTTCTCCATGCAGGAGAACAACCACCTGCCGGACCGCGCCTACGTCAAGTCGGCCCGCATCGTCGGCGACGTGATGGGCAAGTACCATCCGCACGGCGACACCGCGATCTACGACGCGCTGGTCCGCATGGCGCAGTCCTTCTCGATGCGCCTGCCGTTGATCGACGGCCAGGGCAACTTCGGCTCGGTCGACGGCGACCCGCCGGCGGCCATGCGCTACACCGAGTCGCGCCTCGCGCCGCCCTCGCTGGCCCTGATCCAGGACATCGACGAGAACACCGTCGACTTCCAGGACAACTACGACGGCAAGGAGAAGGAGCCGGTCGTGTTGCCGGCCCGCTACCCGAACCTGCTCGTCAACGGCGCGGGCGGCATCGCGGTCGGCATGGCGACCAACATCCCGCCCCACAACCTCGGCGAGGTGATCGACGCGACCCTGGCCCTGATGGACCGGCCCGAGATCGAGCTTGAGGAGCTGATGGGGATCGTGCCGGGGCCGGACTTCCCCACCGGCGGCACGATCCTCGGCCGCGCCGGCGTCCGCCAGGCCTACACCACGGGCCGCGGCTCCATCGTCATGCGGGCCCGCATCACGACCGAGGAGATCCGCCGCGACCGCACGGCGCTGATCGTCCAGGAGATCCCCTACCAGGTCAACAAGACGACCCTGCAGGAGAAGATCGCCGAGGCGGTGCGCGACAAGCGCATCGAGGGCATCTCCGAGATGCGCGACGAGTCCGACCGCGACGGCATGCGGATCGTGATCGAGCTGAAGCGCGACGCCGTGCCGGACGTGGTGCTGAACCAGCTCTACCGCTTCAGCCAGCTCCAGTCCTCCTTCGGCGCCAACATGATCGCGCTGAACGGCGGCCGGCCGGAGATGCTGAACCTCAAGGACTTCCTCGTCGCCTTCGTGGACTTCCGCGAGGAGGTGGTGACGCGGCGCACGAAGTTCAGGCTCGCCAAGGCCCGCGCGGCGGCGCACGTGCAGGTCGGCCTCGCCATCGCGGTCGCCAACATCGACGAGGTGATCCGCCTGATCCGCACCTCGCCCGACACCGGCACGGCACGCGAGGCCCTGATGGGCCGCGACTGGCCGGCGCTCGACATGGCGCCGCTGATCGCCCTCATCGCCGACCCGCACCACACGCTGAAGGAGGACGGCACCTACCGCCTCTCCGAGGCGCAGGCCCGCGCCATCCTGGAGCTCAGGCTCGCCCGCCTCACCGCCCTCGGCCGCGACGAGATCGCGGAAGCCCTGAACAAGCTCGCCGCCGAGATCGCCGACCTGCTCGACATCCTGGGCTCGCGCACGCGCATCTTCGACATCGTCCGCGGCGAGCTCGAGGCCATCAAGCTCGCCCACGCGACGCCGCGCATGACCGAGATCCTCGACAGCGCCGCCGACATGGAGGACGAGGACCTCATCGCCCGCGAGGACATGGCGATCACGGTCAGCCACGCCGGCTACGTGAAGCGGGTGCCGCTCTCGACCTACCGGGCGCAGCGCCGCGGCGGCAAGGGCCGCTCGGCCATGCAGACGCGCGACGAGGACTTCGTCGCCCGCATCTTCGTGGCCAACACGCACCAGCCCGTGCTGTTCTTCTCGTCGCTCGGCCAGGCCTACAAGATGAAGGTGTGGCGCCTGCCGCTCGCCGCCCCGCAGGCGCGCGGCAAGGCCTTCGTCAACCTGCTGCCGCTGGAGCAGGGGGAGCGCATCACCACCATCATGCCGCTGCCCGAGGACGAGGGCGACTGGGCCAAGCTCGACGTGGTCTTCGCGACCACGCGCGGCACGGTCCGGCGCAACAAGCTGTCGGACTTCGCCCAGGTGAACCGCTCGGGCAAGATCGCCATGAAGCTCGACGAGGGCGAGTCCATCGTCGACGTGCAGATCTGCTCGGAGGACGACGACATTCTGCTCACCACGGCGGGCGGGCAGTGCATCCGCTTCGCGGTCAACGACGTGCGCGTGTTCAAGGGCCGCGACTCGATGGGTGTGCGCGGCATCACGCTCGCCAAGGACGACGGCGTGATCTCGCTCGCCGTGCTGCGCCACACCGACGCCGATTCCGGCGAGCGCATCGCTTTCCTCAAGATGCGCCGCGCCGTCGAGGGCGAGACGGGCGAGGACGACATCGAGAAGGAGGTCGTGGGCGCGGAGGGCGCCGTGCCGGACGCGCCCGCCACGCTGTCGCAGGAGCGCTACGCCGAGCTGTCGGCACGCGAGCAGGTGATCCTCACCATCTCCGAGCGGGGCTTCGGCAAGCGGACCTCGTCCTACGAGTACCGGCTCACCGGGCGCGGCGGCAAGGGCATCGGCGCCATGGCGGTGAACGCCCGCAACGGCAAGCTCGTGGCCTCCTTCCCGGTCGAGCACAGCGACGGGATCATGCTGGTCACGGACGGCGGCCAGCTCATCCGCTGCCCGGTCGAGGGCATCCGCGTCGCGGGCCGCAACACGCAGGGCGTGATCGTGTTCAACACGGCGGCGGGCGAGAGGGTGGTGTCCGTGGACCGCATCGCCGAGGTGGGGGCGGAGAACGGCGAGGCCGGCCTGCCGGACGCGGACGGCGAGGCGTGA
- the coaD gene encoding pantetheine-phosphate adenylyltransferase: MRTALYTGSFDPLTNGHLDVIRAAARICDVLVVAVGRHATKQPMLSHDARVALIRDEAGPVVAAAGAVLRVESFSGLAVVAARDVGATVIVRGLRGATDLDDEMSMAGMNAAMAPDLQTVFVPAAPGSRAVTATLVRQIAAMGGDVSVFVPPGVAAALRAARERG, from the coding sequence ATGCGGACGGCCCTCTACACGGGGTCGTTCGACCCGTTGACCAACGGCCACCTCGACGTGATCCGGGCCGCGGCCCGGATCTGCGACGTGCTGGTGGTGGCGGTCGGCCGCCACGCCACCAAGCAGCCGATGCTGAGCCACGACGCCCGCGTCGCCCTGATCCGCGACGAGGCCGGGCCCGTCGTGGCCGCGGCCGGGGCCGTGCTGCGCGTCGAGAGCTTCTCGGGCCTCGCCGTCGTGGCGGCGCGCGACGTCGGCGCCACGGTCATCGTGCGCGGCCTGCGCGGCGCGACCGACCTCGACGACGAGATGAGCATGGCGGGCATGAACGCCGCCATGGCGCCCGACCTGCAGACCGTGTTCGTGCCGGCGGCGCCGGGCTCGCGCGCCGTCACCGCCACCCTGGTCCGGCAGATCGCCGCCATGGGCGGCGACGTGTCGGTTTTCGTGCCGCCGGGCGTGGCGGCGGCGCTGAGGGCGGCGCGGGAGCGGGGGTAG
- a CDS encoding DUF1127 domain-containing protein: MLNFIASWRREREAIRELSRLSDRELADLGLCRSDIRGVVEEMSRAPAPEGTVARSAREPVGTMAPSWGTHARRSVAA; this comes from the coding sequence ATGCTGAACTTCATCGCTTCCTGGCGCCGCGAGCGCGAGGCCATCCGCGAGCTGTCCCGCCTGTCCGATCGCGAGCTGGCCGACCTCGGCCTGTGCCGCTCCGACATCCGCGGCGTCGTCGAGGAGATGTCGCGGGCGCCGGCCCCCGAGGGCACCGTCGCGCGTTCCGCCCGCGAGCCGGTCGGCACCATGGCCCCGTCCTGGGGCACTCACGCCCGCCGGTCGGTCGCGGCCTGA
- a CDS encoding DUF2336 domain-containing protein codes for MDHDDLRGSLERLVRLGRTPNVDIRPVLLRVLVDMFVRRLHHAPGDLAQFEDMIGRLLDDADAEVRSAVADKLAGHPATPRSLVDRFLGGDDATAAPMLARAAVGGGAMLHAAGWGRPALALAVASRPDLSPDVVSSLVERPEREVLLAVAENMAAPVGIDVFRYLVRRARDDAALGSALLKRDAPASERAPLFLFADSADRAAIILAARRDDLGPDMGRTRLTPEETAALERIERAVMAPDRDGFDTALATALNIRLDDVWRLIDDPKGEPLALALAAVGASPELAARVFILSGPAIGHSVMAVRTLTALVEGMPRRTAARLVAAMTHAAARVARRPEAETRGRLEDGRSLARPRKRAEEVVADAQRRLRGV; via the coding sequence ATGGACCACGACGACCTTCGGGGATCGCTGGAGCGCCTGGTCCGGCTCGGCCGCACGCCGAACGTCGACATCCGCCCCGTCCTGCTGCGGGTGCTCGTGGACATGTTCGTCCGTCGCCTCCATCACGCGCCCGGCGACCTCGCCCAGTTCGAGGACATGATCGGCCGCCTGCTCGACGACGCGGACGCCGAGGTCCGGTCCGCCGTGGCCGACAAGCTCGCCGGCCATCCCGCGACGCCGCGCAGCCTCGTCGACCGCTTCCTCGGCGGGGACGACGCGACCGCGGCCCCCATGCTGGCGCGGGCGGCGGTCGGCGGAGGCGCGATGCTGCACGCCGCCGGCTGGGGCAGGCCCGCCCTGGCCCTGGCCGTGGCCTCGCGGCCGGACCTGTCGCCGGACGTGGTGTCGAGCCTCGTCGAGCGTCCCGAGCGCGAGGTGCTGCTCGCCGTGGCGGAGAACATGGCCGCGCCGGTGGGGATCGACGTGTTCCGCTATCTCGTGCGCCGGGCCCGCGACGACGCGGCCCTCGGCAGCGCGCTGCTGAAGCGGGACGCGCCGGCCTCCGAGCGCGCGCCGCTGTTCCTGTTCGCCGACAGCGCGGACCGCGCCGCCATCATCCTGGCGGCGCGGCGCGACGACCTCGGGCCCGACATGGGCCGAACGCGGCTCACGCCCGAGGAGACGGCCGCGCTGGAGCGGATCGAGCGGGCCGTGATGGCGCCGGACCGGGACGGGTTCGACACGGCGCTGGCGACCGCGCTGAACATCCGGCTCGACGACGTGTGGCGCCTGATTGACGACCCCAAGGGCGAGCCGCTGGCGCTGGCGCTGGCCGCCGTGGGGGCCTCACCGGAGCTGGCCGCGCGGGTGTTCATCCTGAGCGGGCCGGCGATCGGCCATTCGGTGATGGCGGTGCGGACCCTCACGGCGCTGGTCGAGGGCATGCCGCGCCGCACGGCGGCCCGCCTCGTCGCCGCCATGACGCATGCGGCGGCGCGAGTGGCGCGGCGTCCGGAGGCGGAGACGCGCGGGCGCCTGGAGGACGGGCGCTCGCTCGCGCGGCCGCGGAAGCGCGCCGAGGAGGTCGTGGCCGACGCGCAGCGCCGGCTGAGAGGCGTGTGA